GGCCATAGGACATTTAAAAATTGTAGTTCTGCGTAGGCAATCTGCCAAAGGAGAAAATTGCTTATTCTTATTTCTCCACTGGTTCTTATCAGCAGGTCTACAGGAGGAAAATTTTTGGTGTAGAGATAGCTTTCAAATAGTTTTTCATCAATATTCTCTGCTTCTACTTTTCCTTCTTTCACATCAGAACTTATATTTTTCACGGCTTCCAAAATTTCATTTTGAGAGCCGTAGCTAATTGCCAATACTAAATTTCCTTTTGTGTTTTCTTTGGTAAGCTCTACTACACGTTCAAGCTGTTCTCTCACAATGGAAGGCAGTTTCTCAAGATTCCCGATCACATGCATTCTCAATCCTTTGCTGAAAATTTCTTCGGCTTCCAGCAATAAGGTTTCTACCAACAGATTCATCAGGGTACTGACTTCTTCTGCGGGACGGCTCCAATTTTCGGATGAAAATGTGTAAAGTGTTAAATAGGGTATATTGATCTCATTACAAGCATTAATGGCACTTCTTACAGCATTAATGGCATTCTTGTGACCGAAAGATCTTTCTTCGCCACGGGATTTTGCCCATCTTCCATTACCATCCATAATGATGGCTACGTGTTTTGGTAAATTCTCAGAATTTATTTTATCTTTAATCAACGACATATTCATTAATCACAATAACATGGAGGTCTTCCGAAAGAGTAAGTCAGTCCTAAGCTGAAAGTATTCATCCAGTCTTTGGATCTTCCATCACCAATATTTCTTCTTCCGATAAACTCTTGCTCTCTTTCTTTGGAAACTGCATAATAATTTCCAGACTGCAGCAGCGAACCGCCTGTAGCAGGATCTAATATATCTGCATTAAAAGAAGATTTTACATCTTCAGATAATATTTTGCTGTGATCCAGCTGATCAGTCAGCGTATATCTGAATGTAGCTTCTGCAAAGATAGCCCAGTTATGGTTAAACTTGTATTTCAATCCTACTCCAAAAGGAATATGCATTGTCACTTTTTTCCCCAATGAATATTCTTCAGTAGTTTTGAAGTCTGATTCGTTGATAGGAGCCTGCGCCACACCATCGGCATCTCTTCTGAAGTCATTCACCAGATTTGCTTTAGGGGCATCAAACATTAAAGCACCTACACCACCGAAGATGTATGGGCTTACCATGCTTATCTGCTCGTTATTTACCGGAAAAAAGTTGTATTCAAACATTAAGCTTGCCTCATATACGTTATTTTTTCCGTATGAGTTTCTTTTCACTCTGTATTCTTCTTTTGCCGCTTTATCGCTGAACTGAATCTGGTTATAGCCTAAATCCAATCGTACAGTCTGATGCGGGTTAAAATTAAATCTGTATAATATGCCTCCATAAAACGGGAAGCCCCATTCTGACGCTCTGTCTAAATCCAATGGCTTTTGTAAGATATAATTGGTTCTCCCTACGTCCCCCACAAGATTACTCATCCCCAGGCGAACTCCCAATTCATTTCTTTGTGCTTTAACACTTACCATTCCAAGGAAGGCAAGAAAGCTAAACAATAATTTTTTATTCATAAAAGAATATGGATTTATGGTTATTTTAAAATTTAATTTTTGCAAATATAAAACATTTTTATATTAATGATATTCTTAATGTTTAGTTAAAAATAAACAAAAAAACATAATTTGTTATAAAGTAAACGGCAAAGTAACGAAAATATTCTTTTTTTCACAGAATTCAATTACTTAAAATATAAAGAAACCCCCAATGGATGAGGGTTTATAACTTTATTTTTTATTAAATATTGCCTGTACCTTATTCCTTATTTTTATCAATAGAGGTTCTTTATAGTTTTTATCTTCATCAAAATACCCGTAGCCATAGCCATATCCGTAGCCATATCCGTAACCATAACCCTGCTTGGTGGTGTAATCATTATAGATAAGCCCCAAGTGATTGATTTCATTAGCATGGTATTTTTCGGTAATCATCTTCAGCATATATTTTTCGGTATATTCATGACGTACAACATAGATGTTGGCATCTGAATACTTCATTAATTCATATGAATCCGCAACAAGACCTACCGGTGGAGAATCGATGATGATAAAATCATATCTTTCTTTCAGTTCTTCTATAAACCTGATATTACTTTCACTCATCAAAAGTTCTGACGGGTTAGGCGGAATAGGCCCTGATGTAGCAACATCCAGATTCGGGATCTTGGTTTTATTGATAATCTGATCTATTCCAACCTCTCCTGTAAGGTAGTTTGAAATACCATATTTGTTATCAATATTAAAGTCTCCGAAAATCTTAGGTTTTCTAAGGTCCATTCCTAAAAGAATAGTCTTTTTATCACTTAATCCTATTACAGAAGCCAGGTTGATGGACACATATGTTTTTCCTTCGCCTCCGATGGATGAAGTTACTAGGATGATTTTTCCTTTTCCGCTTTCGTTGCCTTCCATCAGGAATCTCATACTGGCCCTGATACCCCTGAATGCTTCTGAAACAGATGATTTAGGCTGCTCAAGAACGGTAAGCATGTTCTCATTACTGTTGTTTCCGATTACTCCCAGAAGAGGAATTTTGGTTGCACTCAACAGTTCTTTAATGTTACGGATCTTGTTATCCAGCACTTCACCAATCAGGATAAATGTTAGCGGAAGCAGTAATAACCCCAGCATAATAGCCATTTTTATTCCTTTTACATTCGGACCTATCGGAGCCTGTCCAAGATTTTTGGCCGGGTCAATTACCGTAATATCCGACTGATTGGTAGCCACTTTCATCTGGGCTTCATTCTGTCGTCCCAAAAGACTGTTGTAAGTAGCCTCAATCATATTATATCCTCTTTCGGCATCCAGATATTTCCTTTCTTTTTCAGGATAGGAGATGAGATCGGTATTCGCTTCAGCAACCTGTCTGTCTATTTTATTGATTTCATCATAATATCTGGTATAGTAATTTCTCAGACTTCCGGAAGATCCTGCTCTTGCTTCATTGATAAGCCTGTTAATCTCTTTCATCGGCTCAGAATTAGGCTTATAGATCGTTGCCATTTCTCTCCTTTTGGTATAGAGTGCTTTCAGCTCAGACACGGAAGCAGAGAAAAATCCGTCTTCAAAACCGGCAGCATTGGTACTTATCATTTTTTCAAAATCCTGGGATTGAAGCGTATTTTTAATGTTGTTCAGCGAACTAATTTTGCTTACAAGGTCTGCTTTCTTCGCTTCAAGATCTTTAATTTTTTCTAAGGATTTCTCATCCCTGTCTTTAATATTATAAAGCTTTTCGGATGTCTTCAGAAAGTTAAGAACAGCGGCACTTGAATCTAGTTTTTTGCGAATATTATCCAGATTGCCCTGCAAATAAAGTTCTGTATTTTTATTAACGATATTTTTATCCGCTAATCTTTTTTTCTGAAGTTCAGCAACCGATTTATTCAGGAAGTTTACCGTACTGTTGAGATTATACCCTTTTTTGGTAATGAACATGATGGTGTTGATCTCCCTGTCAAAATCTACTCCAATTGTGGACACAATTTCGTTAACACTCTGATTTATAGAGGTCAGGTTTACAATGATATTATCTACCTTAATCTTAGGGGAGACCGGGTTTTTAAGCAATCTGAATCTAAGGTTTGGGGCATTATACCATTCATTAATCTTAATGATTTTATTGGCAGGTCTGGCATATTCATTAATAGACTGCAAACCCTCAGTTTCATAACTGTACAAAGAGGAAGACTGCCCTTCTTCAGGAAGAATCACTTCATAAGAATCACCTCCTTTCGGGATCAGGGTAATAGGATAATTAATCTGCTGAAGATGTTTCTTATCAATCTGCAGGAAAATTGGTGAATCTGTTCTATCAATATAGGTTGACTTGATTAGTCCTTTGGTAGAATAATTAACAAACAAATCCAGCTCTTTTACCAAAAATTCGTTGTGAGATCTGGACAACAGCATCTTTTTAAGATAAATTCCGTCCTGATTTCCACTTTGTCCCCAAATAAAGTTAATTGACTGATTGGGTGTAAAATAACTGGAGGTATTATTGGATATACTCAGAGAGAGATCTGAAGCAAAAACATTCTGAGCATAATATTTACTATATACCCACGAGATGATATACCCTAAGAACAGCATGAAAATAAACCAATACCAGTTTCTGAGTATCCGTCTGAGAAAATGTTCAATATCAAACAACGCAAACGATCCGTACTTCTCCTTCTGGGGCTCGTTCTTCCCTATTTTTTCGTCTTTACCTGGAATCATGATTAAAGGTTTTTAAGAAGAAGATAAATTGACAATGCGGTAGTAATTACCGATACTCCGGTCGTTAAAGTCTGTATTGGATCTTTTCCGAATCCATTAAGACTCTTTCCTCTGGTATTCAGATAAATTTCATCCCCGTTTTGTATATAATAGTAAGGAGAATTCATAATATCTTCACGGGTAAGATCAATTTGAGCTTTTTTAATTCCTTCCGGAAGTTTTCTGTGAATAACAATATTTTTACGGTCTACGGTTCTGTTCAATCCTCCATTAATTGCCAATGCTTCTGTAATGGTTAATGTATTTTTATGGGCTACTTTTTCTCCTGAAAGTCCTGTTGTTTCTACATCTCCTAAGATGTAGTAAGTGATTCCATCCGTATTCAGCCTTACTTCAGCTTTTCCTTCCTGAAAATTTTCATTTACTTTATCCTGAAGTTCTTTGGTAACATCTTCAAGTGTTCTTCCTTCTGCTTTAATATATCCAATTCCAAATACATTAATATCACCTTTGGAATCCACTTTCAGCCCGTTAAAATAGAAGTTCATATTTCCTCCGCTGTTGGTGGAGGTAGCTCCCCCGAACCTTGTTGCCATAGTATTGACTCCTGCCCCGGTTCCGGTTCCTCCGGAAGTATTGAAGGTGGAGTAAAACTGTGCTGCATCTCCTTTGGGAGTGGTTACAATATTAAGATTAAGAATATCATTTTTGGTAATTCTGTAAACGGGAATATTGTAGGGAATAAGACCTTCTTCATTAATCACAAGGCTTTCGCTGGGCTGCATGTATCTTACATCTTTTTTAGTGATGCAGGATGTAATAAAAAAGGGTAATATTAAAAATAAATACTTAAAGTTCTTCATCATATTTGAATATTGTATGCAAAAGTAAAAATTATATTGATATTTTCTTGTTATTTCGTAAACGATAGATCAGATCCGGCAGATAAGCTCCTAAAAAACCAAGCATAATAATGATCAGCAGCAACAAGTTGATATTGATATGTCTTAAATAATAAGCTACTGCCACAATCAGAAGGTAATACACAATGATATAAAATGTGGCCCTTCTATGGGTAAGGTCCAGTTTCAGCAATTTATGATGGATATGGTTCTTATCTGCATCAAAAGGGGATTTCTTATTGCAAATCCTTACAATAATCACGTTAAGCGTATCTACAATTGGCAAGATAAGGATGGCGACTGCAACAACCGGAGCCGACTGAAGGTGGTATCTTGGAATATTAGGAAGTTCTTTATCTATAAAAATATCAATAAAGCAGATGGAGGTAAATGCCAGAAGGAAACCGAGAAGCATAGAGCCTGTATCTCCCATAAATATTTTATTGGTTCTGTAATTGGACAGATTATAATAAAGAAACGCCAGAACAGTTCCAATGATCACGACTGATAAAACAACCAGCGGATAATTGTACTCTCCAAGTCTGTAATAACTGATGCCAAACAAAGCACTGCAGATTACCGAATATCCTCCGGCAAGTCCATCAATACCATCAATGAGATTAAAGGCATTAATGAGTACAATAAAGGTAATAATGCTGAAGATCACACTTATCACATATTCCAGCTCATAAATCCCGAATATTCCGAATAAGCTTCTGATCCTGATATCTGAACCAATCACAACAAGTGACGATACAATGATCTGGGCAACAAGCTTTTTATAGGCTCTCATCACCACAATATCATCCATCACACCTATATACAGGAGAATGATAAGTGATGCAAACAGAAATTTATAGAGGTCAAAAAGTTCGTAAGCAAAGATTGAGGCACAGATTCCAATAGAGTAAAAAATAGCAATTCCGCCCAGATTAGGAATCTTTCTGAGATGGGAACTCCTTACTCCCGGCTCATCCATCAGGTTCTTCCTTCTGGAGATTTTAATAATGGTAGGGATTGAAAAAAAGGTAATTAAAAAAGAGAACACGAAACCTAATCCTATTTTCACATAAAAAATAGAAATTCCTGATTCGCTTAAGAACAATTCAAAATTCTTCATTTTTTTCCTTATCAAAGCACCTATCGTCTCTAATGAAAACAATGACAAGAGATTACAAAATCCGTTCGCTAAAGTTTTACTGTCCGAAACAATTGTACTTGCATTTGTGTTTATATCAATTTTCTTATCAATTTTTTCTGTCCTGCAAAAAACAACAGATAAAAAATCTTTTTTTTCAATGGCAAAGATAAAAGATAATTCTTACCAAAACGACTATACTTCAATATATCTTGATTTTTTATTCCTCTTTCTTTCATGAAAACTGTCAGATCATCAGCCATTTTATAAAAATCTGTTTCGTTTTTCACATACGCCAGATAGGCAAGAAAAGAATAAACCCCTTCAAAGATCTGAAAATTTTTCAATTCTTTTCTTTTATGGGAATAGCCGGATTTTTCAAAAACCAATTCCACATCTTTTACTGCTTTCAGAATATCCAGCCCTCTTTCGGTATGAGTTTTTGTGATGGAATCTGTACGTTCCAGATATTGGTAATGAAAGTTTTGGGTCTGTGCAATTGTACTGCATTCCAATAACAGTTGCGGAATCAGCTGAATATCTTCAAAATGAGCTCCTTTTTTAAATCTTTTATGCTCAAAAAGTTCTTTTTTAAAGAGTTTATTACAAGCAAAATAGCTAAGATCTGAGAATACGGAGAAATAATCTTCCAATATAATCTTTTCAGGCATATCCGGAAGCTGCGTCAGCTTTTGGGTGATATTTCCGTTCTGGTCTACCTTCTGAATATTGCAGATTACTATTTTAGCATCATGCTTCTCTGCCAGCTGCAGCATCTCTTCAAACATCGCCTCCTTTACATAATCATCACTGTCTACGAAGCCGAGATATTCTCCTGAAGCCTTTTCTATTCCGAAATTCCGGGCATCGCTCAGACCTCCGTTTTCTTTGGTAAAAGCTTTTATTTTTTGGGGAAATTTTTCAGCATATTCCTGAATAATCTGCTCCGAACCATCGGTACTGCCATCATTAACAGCCAGAATTTCAATATCCTGAAGACTTTGGCTAACTAAAGAATCAAGGCATTTTGCCAGATAATTTTCAACGTTGTATATGGGAACAATGATAGAAACTTTCATCTGCTGTTGTGTAGGTTGATAATGCTTTTAACTAAAAAACTGCTGAATTTCTGATATCCCTGTTCGTTCAGATGAAGCGGATCTGCATAGAGTTTCCGGTCTTTATCGAAATCAGAACTTACTTCATCAAAATTCAAAAGGATGATCTTCTTATCCAGACCCTCATGCTCCAATTCTTTCAGAAGTGTGTTTCTATAGTCCTTTATTTCAAATCTTTTTCCATTGTTCAGAACTAATTCTCCGCCTTTATTACTTAGGCTGCTCAGGATATTTTTTCTTTCAGAATCTTCTTCGAGACCAAATTCAGGAAGAGGAATGACAACGGGTTGAATACCGTAATGTAACAATGTATTAATGATCATTAGCATATGATGAGTATAAAAATCAGGGCCCACATGGGTAGCCGCATCATTTACTCCGGCAATGATAATACAGTAATCCGGCTTCTTTTCAATTATTTCTTTGGAAGAAAAGTCCTCCTTTTCACTCTTAAACAGATTTTCATAAATACGTTTGGTCTTGGCTCCCGGATTTCCCGATGAATAAATTTCGGCATGAAGTCCCTGCTCCAGAAGTTTGGTTTTAAGAAGAGAATCCAGATTCTGACGAACTACCCAACTGTCTCCGATAATTCCAATCTGAAGTCCCTCATGTGGCTTAGTCTGGGAAGCAAAATATTTTCCCTGATTGGCATAGGAGTATTTATTCCAGAAATAGGCTGTGCAGAATACGCCTATCAGTAGCACAACGGTTATAAGTATCTTTTTTTTCATTTGTGTGTATTGTGTTAAAAGGTAAGCCTGGGATTAAGCATTCCTCTTTTAGCTTCTTCAAAATCTTTTTTTGAACAGGGAGTACAGTTTTCTATATTCTCATCATCTCCGAAATACCACAAATTACTGAATGTATCCCTCTTAAACGCATACTGATCTTCACCAATCAAAACATAAAACAGTTCATACTGCCTTTCTTTCGGATGTGACCTCTGAATATTGATCCCTTCAATAAGATACCAGATCATTTGTGCCAGCAGTTGATGGTTCAATTGGCTTTCTGTATAAATATTATAGTTAAAAATTCCTACAGATTTCAGATTACTGCTCAGTCCTATTTCTTTCATATAGGCGCAGATTTCTCTTCTGTTTAGTCCATTTACCTGTGGATTTACGGAAAAGGGTTCACTAAAGCTTTCAATGGCATCGCAGTTGACAGTTACCAGATCTGCTTTTCTGAAGAAAGGTTCTGTTTTTTCAGTGGAATTCATCATTTCTGCCAGGCGGATGATATCAAACTGTACTTCTTTGATCAGTTTTACAGAATCTGCTTCATTGAGATGCTTCTGGTAACCTAAGTGATGATAATTTTTAATTGAAAAGTTTTTGGAGCCCAGTATCTTCCCTAAAAAGGTATACTCATTAATTTTTTCGCCCTGCTGAAGAGAAATAATATTGCTGATCTGGGTATAATTGATATTTTTCTGATGAAAGTTCAGAGCCGAGAAAAGTGAAAAGGCAAAATCGTTAGATCCTCCGATGATGACCGGAAGTGCTCTTTTGTAATGACAGGCAGACAAGACCTCCTGTAAAATATAGTGCGTATCCTGAACTGATTTCCCTGATACCAAATCTCCAAGATCGACTACCGGAATTTCAAAATCCAGCTGTGAAAGTCTGTAAAATTCTTTTCTGATGGCCGTAAAATCCTGTACTTCCGCATCACCGTCCGCCCCTCTGTAATCTGATACAAAGAGAAGGACAATGCTGTCTTCTTTTATATTTTTCGTGATTCTGCTGCCTATCTGCCAGCTTTCCGTTTTGAAATTTCTTGGCGAAATGATAAAATCTTCAAAATCCATATTTTAATTCAAAAATTGGGAGAAATAATACTGTATTAATTGAGCAAACATACAAAAAAACCAGTGCAAGTCTGTATTACTCCGGATTTTTTATTGAAAAAAAAGCCGTCAACACTACTGTTAACGGCTTGGTATAATTATTTTTCTGATTACTTCTTTTTGGCTGCCGGTTTTTTTGCAGCTGTAGTTTTCTTGGCGGTTGCTGCTTTTTTAGCGGCAGGTTTTTTCTTTTCTGCAAAAGCATTTTTATCCTGGTCGGTAATCCACTTTTTAACCTCATCTAAAGAAACGTCTTTCAGTTCTTCAGCATCGTATTTGGTATCATCTTTTTTCTTCGGAATTTTGAACATTGCTTTTCCGAATTTCACAAATGGTCCCCATCTTCCGTTTTCAATGGAAATTTTTTCTTTTTCCCACTGCTGGATATAACGGTTGGCTTCTTTTTCCAGTTTAGCATCAATTAATTCGTTGATGTCACTCTGGGAAAGGTTTTCAAAATTATATTTTTTAGGAACGTTTACAAAAATATCTTTGTATTTGATGAACGGACCAAATCTTCCTGTACCTTTTGTTACCGGATCACCTTTATAAGTTGCAATGGGTGCATCTGCCTTTTTCTTTTCATGAATAATTTCCTCTGCACGGGTCTGATCAACGGATAACGGATCTTCTCCTT
This region of Chryseobacterium vaccae genomic DNA includes:
- a CDS encoding isoprenyl transferase, coding for MSLIKDKINSENLPKHVAIIMDGNGRWAKSRGEERSFGHKNAINAVRSAINACNEINIPYLTLYTFSSENWSRPAEEVSTLMNLLVETLLLEAEEIFSKGLRMHVIGNLEKLPSIVREQLERVVELTKENTKGNLVLAISYGSQNEILEAVKNISSDVKEGKVEAENIDEKLFESYLYTKNFPPVDLLIRTSGEIRISNFLLWQIAYAELQFLNVLWPDFTKDIFFQCIVDYQNKERRYGLTGDQIKAQ
- the porG gene encoding type IX secretion system protein PorG, with the protein product MNKKLLFSFLAFLGMVSVKAQRNELGVRLGMSNLVGDVGRTNYILQKPLDLDRASEWGFPFYGGILYRFNFNPHQTVRLDLGYNQIQFSDKAAKEEYRVKRNSYGKNNVYEASLMFEYNFFPVNNEQISMVSPYIFGGVGALMFDAPKANLVNDFRRDADGVAQAPINESDFKTTEEYSLGKKVTMHIPFGVGLKYKFNHNWAIFAEATFRYTLTDQLDHSKILSEDVKSSFNADILDPATGGSLLQSGNYYAVSKEREQEFIGRRNIGDGRSKDWMNTFSLGLTYSFGRPPCYCD
- a CDS encoding exopolysaccharide transport family protein; protein product: MIPGKDEKIGKNEPQKEKYGSFALFDIEHFLRRILRNWYWFIFMLFLGYIISWVYSKYYAQNVFASDLSLSISNNTSSYFTPNQSINFIWGQSGNQDGIYLKKMLLSRSHNEFLVKELDLFVNYSTKGLIKSTYIDRTDSPIFLQIDKKHLQQINYPITLIPKGGDSYEVILPEEGQSSSLYSYETEGLQSINEYARPANKIIKINEWYNAPNLRFRLLKNPVSPKIKVDNIIVNLTSINQSVNEIVSTIGVDFDREINTIMFITKKGYNLNSTVNFLNKSVAELQKKRLADKNIVNKNTELYLQGNLDNIRKKLDSSAAVLNFLKTSEKLYNIKDRDEKSLEKIKDLEAKKADLVSKISSLNNIKNTLQSQDFEKMISTNAAGFEDGFFSASVSELKALYTKRREMATIYKPNSEPMKEINRLINEARAGSSGSLRNYYTRYYDEINKIDRQVAEANTDLISYPEKERKYLDAERGYNMIEATYNSLLGRQNEAQMKVATNQSDITVIDPAKNLGQAPIGPNVKGIKMAIMLGLLLLPLTFILIGEVLDNKIRNIKELLSATKIPLLGVIGNNSNENMLTVLEQPKSSVSEAFRGIRASMRFLMEGNESGKGKIILVTSSIGGEGKTYVSINLASVIGLSDKKTILLGMDLRKPKIFGDFNIDNKYGISNYLTGEVGIDQIINKTKIPNLDVATSGPIPPNPSELLMSESNIRFIEELKERYDFIIIDSPPVGLVADSYELMKYSDANIYVVRHEYTEKYMLKMITEKYHANEINHLGLIYNDYTTKQGYGYGYGYGYGYGYGYFDEDKNYKEPLLIKIRNKVQAIFNKK
- a CDS encoding polysaccharide biosynthesis/export family protein: MKNFKYLFLILPFFITSCITKKDVRYMQPSESLVINEEGLIPYNIPVYRITKNDILNLNIVTTPKGDAAQFYSTFNTSGGTGTGAGVNTMATRFGGATSTNSGGNMNFYFNGLKVDSKGDINVFGIGYIKAEGRTLEDVTKELQDKVNENFQEGKAEVRLNTDGITYYILGDVETTGLSGEKVAHKNTLTITEALAINGGLNRTVDRKNIVIHRKLPEGIKKAQIDLTREDIMNSPYYYIQNGDEIYLNTRGKSLNGFGKDPIQTLTTGVSVITTALSIYLLLKNL
- a CDS encoding glycosyltransferase family 4 protein — translated: MKNFELFLSESGISIFYVKIGLGFVFSFLITFFSIPTIIKISRRKNLMDEPGVRSSHLRKIPNLGGIAIFYSIGICASIFAYELFDLYKFLFASLIILLYIGVMDDIVVMRAYKKLVAQIIVSSLVVIGSDIRIRSLFGIFGIYELEYVISVIFSIITFIVLINAFNLIDGIDGLAGGYSVICSALFGISYYRLGEYNYPLVVLSVVIIGTVLAFLYYNLSNYRTNKIFMGDTGSMLLGFLLAFTSICFIDIFIDKELPNIPRYHLQSAPVVAVAILILPIVDTLNVIIVRICNKKSPFDADKNHIHHKLLKLDLTHRRATFYIIVYYLLIVAVAYYLRHININLLLLIIIMLGFLGAYLPDLIYRLRNNKKISI
- a CDS encoding glycosyltransferase family 2 protein, with translation MKVSIIVPIYNVENYLAKCLDSLVSQSLQDIEILAVNDGSTDGSEQIIQEYAEKFPQKIKAFTKENGGLSDARNFGIEKASGEYLGFVDSDDYVKEAMFEEMLQLAEKHDAKIVICNIQKVDQNGNITQKLTQLPDMPEKIILEDYFSVFSDLSYFACNKLFKKELFEHKRFKKGAHFEDIQLIPQLLLECSTIAQTQNFHYQYLERTDSITKTHTERGLDILKAVKDVELVFEKSGYSHKRKELKNFQIFEGVYSFLAYLAYVKNETDFYKMADDLTVFMKERGIKNQDILKYSRFGKNYLLSLPLKKKIFYLLFFAGQKKLIRKLI
- a CDS encoding SGNH/GDSL hydrolase family protein, which gives rise to MKKKILITVVLLIGVFCTAYFWNKYSYANQGKYFASQTKPHEGLQIGIIGDSWVVRQNLDSLLKTKLLEQGLHAEIYSSGNPGAKTKRIYENLFKSEKEDFSSKEIIEKKPDYCIIIAGVNDAATHVGPDFYTHHMLMIINTLLHYGIQPVVIPLPEFGLEEDSERKNILSSLSNKGGELVLNNGKRFEIKDYRNTLLKELEHEGLDKKIILLNFDEVSSDFDKDRKLYADPLHLNEQGYQKFSSFLVKSIINLHNSR
- a CDS encoding formimidoylglutamase codes for the protein MDFEDFIISPRNFKTESWQIGSRITKNIKEDSIVLLFVSDYRGADGDAEVQDFTAIRKEFYRLSQLDFEIPVVDLGDLVSGKSVQDTHYILQEVLSACHYKRALPVIIGGSNDFAFSLFSALNFHQKNINYTQISNIISLQQGEKINEYTFLGKILGSKNFSIKNYHHLGYQKHLNEADSVKLIKEVQFDIIRLAEMMNSTEKTEPFFRKADLVTVNCDAIESFSEPFSVNPQVNGLNRREICAYMKEIGLSSNLKSVGIFNYNIYTESQLNHQLLAQMIWYLIEGINIQRSHPKERQYELFYVLIGEDQYAFKRDTFSNLWYFGDDENIENCTPCSKKDFEEAKRGMLNPRLTF